The following are encoded together in the Weissella soli genome:
- a CDS encoding LacI family DNA-binding transcriptional regulator: MATLKDVAALAHVSKMTVSRALNHPELVSAEIRQDVLAAVTALNYQPNRAGLALSKHKSFVFQFLMLEDVDQVEPYYGKLLIYISDALQQSGYTLELGHSRQSLNPNVDGLIVVGARHHDLVWLKALDIPYVSYGEISEDIPYVDVDNRLGTKIATQQLLMHGYTNIHYIGLTMDEYFARQREQGYLDATQAAHNLPHVHRITNNDRLAETLVQQLALTPNMAFVCATDQIGLGVVRGILDAGFRIPEDVAVIGFDGVYLDQIASRRLTTIRQPLPQIANELIHLLEAQLTNTAWQPQLIVPELIVRESTRN, from the coding sequence ATGGCTACTTTAAAAGATGTCGCCGCTTTAGCCCATGTATCCAAAATGACTGTTTCGCGGGCCTTAAATCATCCAGAACTAGTTTCAGCTGAAATTCGGCAGGATGTGCTCGCGGCCGTCACTGCGTTAAACTACCAACCTAACCGGGCCGGTTTAGCACTTTCGAAACATAAATCGTTTGTGTTCCAATTCTTGATGTTAGAGGATGTTGATCAAGTAGAACCCTACTATGGCAAGCTGCTGATCTATATCAGTGATGCCTTACAGCAATCTGGTTATACCTTAGAATTGGGGCACTCACGTCAAAGTTTAAATCCAAATGTTGATGGTTTAATTGTCGTGGGCGCGCGTCACCATGACTTGGTCTGGTTGAAGGCATTGGACATCCCGTACGTTAGTTATGGAGAAATTAGCGAAGATATTCCGTATGTCGATGTCGATAATCGCTTGGGCACAAAAATAGCCACGCAACAATTATTGATGCATGGCTATACTAATATTCACTATATCGGGCTGACGATGGACGAATACTTTGCGCGGCAACGTGAGCAAGGATATCTCGATGCGACGCAGGCCGCCCATAATCTCCCCCACGTCCATCGTATTACTAATAACGATCGTTTGGCTGAAACATTAGTCCAGCAGCTGGCTTTGACGCCTAACATGGCTTTTGTTTGTGCAACCGATCAGATTGGCTTGGGGGTCGTGCGGGGAATTTTGGATGCGGGGTTCCGTATTCCAGAGGATGTCGCGGTGATTGGCTTTGATGGGGTTTATTTGGATCAAATTGCGTCACGGCGACTGACGACCATCCGACAACCACTACCACAGATTGCCAATGAGTTAATTCACCTCTTAGAAGCGCAATTAACTAATACCGCTTGGCAACCACAACTTATCGTTCCTGAATTAATTGTCCGGGAATCAACTCGTAACTAA